A region from the Marinobacter sp. SS13-12 genome encodes:
- the serS gene encoding serine--tRNA ligase: MLDPKRVRTQTEEIARRLAIKGFTFDKATFDQLEERRRAIQVKTETLQGEQNRRSKSIGKAKAAGEDIQPLLDEVENLKQQKSEAEDELRVLQDELNDFLAAIPNLPDETVPAGESEDDNVEVRRWGTPKTFNFEPKDHVALGEALGGLDFETATRLAHSRFAVMRGPVARLHRALAQFMLNLHTEEHGYMEAYVPYLVNAETLYGTGQLPKFEEDLFRMDGEKPLYLIPTAEVPATNLVSDTILDAKELPLKMVCHTPCFRSEAGSYGRDTRGMIRQHQFDKVELVQVVRPEDSEAALEALTGHAEKVLQLLELPYRLVDLCGGDMGFAAARTYDIEVWLPGQDKYREISSCSNTRDFQARRMHARWRNPETNKPEPVHTLNGSGLAVGRALIAVMENYQQADGSILVPEVLKPYMGGLEKIQ; encoded by the coding sequence ATGCTCGATCCCAAACGTGTCCGCACCCAGACTGAAGAGATCGCCCGTCGCCTGGCCATCAAGGGCTTTACCTTTGATAAAGCCACCTTCGATCAGCTCGAGGAACGCCGTCGTGCGATCCAGGTGAAAACGGAAACCTTGCAGGGCGAGCAGAACCGCCGGTCCAAATCCATCGGCAAGGCCAAGGCAGCCGGTGAGGACATCCAGCCCTTGCTGGATGAGGTGGAAAACCTGAAGCAGCAGAAGTCAGAAGCAGAAGACGAATTGCGCGTGCTTCAGGATGAACTGAATGACTTCCTTGCGGCGATTCCTAACCTGCCGGATGAGACGGTACCGGCGGGAGAGAGCGAAGACGACAACGTGGAGGTTCGTCGCTGGGGCACCCCGAAAACGTTCAACTTTGAGCCCAAAGACCACGTTGCACTCGGCGAAGCGCTTGGCGGTCTGGACTTTGAAACCGCGACACGCCTGGCCCATTCCCGGTTTGCGGTGATGCGCGGCCCGGTTGCACGGCTGCACCGGGCACTGGCCCAGTTCATGTTGAATCTGCATACCGAAGAACATGGCTATATGGAAGCCTATGTTCCTTATCTGGTGAACGCCGAGACCCTCTACGGCACCGGCCAGCTTCCGAAATTTGAGGAAGACCTGTTCCGCATGGATGGCGAAAAGCCGCTGTACCTGATTCCCACGGCGGAAGTGCCCGCCACCAACCTGGTCAGCGACACCATCCTGGACGCCAAAGAGCTGCCACTGAAGATGGTATGCCATACCCCCTGTTTCCGCAGCGAGGCCGGCTCCTACGGCCGTGACACCCGGGGTATGATCCGGCAGCACCAGTTCGACAAGGTGGAGCTGGTCCAGGTGGTGCGGCCCGAAGATTCCGAGGCAGCGCTCGAGGCCCTCACCGGCCATGCGGAAAAGGTACTGCAACTACTGGAACTCCCTTACCGACTGGTTGACCTGTGCGGTGGTGACATGGGCTTTGCGGCGGCTCGCACCTACGATATCGAGGTGTGGCTGCCGGGGCAGGACAAGTACCGGGAAATTTCCTCCTGCTCCAATACCCGGGATTTCCAGGCACGGCGCATGCATGCACGTTGGCGTAATCCGGAAACCAACAAGCCCGAGCCGGTCCATACCCTGAACGGTTCCGGTCTTGCCGTTGGCCGTGCACTGATCGCGGTCATGGAGAATTACCAGCAGGCAGACGGCAGCATTCTGGTTCCGGAGGTCCTGAAGCCGTATATGGGAGGTTTAGAAAAAATCCAATGA
- a CDS encoding 3-deoxy-7-phosphoheptulonate synthase, with the protein MSGTKLENLNVASQEPLITPEALKQELPLSGKAAETVENGRQAIYDIMDGKDHRLFVVVGPCSIHDVEAARDYAVKLKKLADEVSDTLLIVMRVYFEKPRTTVGWKGLINDPHLNDTFDIEQGLHIGRRLLLDISELGLPTATEALDPISPQYLQDTISWSAIGARTTESQTHREMSSGLSMAIGFKNGTDGSLDVAVNAMKSVSHPHSFLGIDQQGKVAIIRTRGNNYGHVVLRGGGGKPNYDSVSVALCEQALEKAKLRQSIMVDCSHANSSKDPGIQPLVIQDITHQILEGNQSIQGLMVESNLNWGNQSIPENLADLKYGVSVTDACIDWETTEKALHDMRDKLKDVLPKRRG; encoded by the coding sequence ATGTCGGGCACCAAACTAGAGAATCTGAATGTGGCGAGTCAGGAACCATTGATCACACCTGAAGCGCTGAAGCAGGAATTGCCGCTTTCCGGCAAGGCTGCGGAAACCGTGGAAAACGGCCGCCAGGCCATCTATGACATCATGGACGGCAAGGATCATCGCCTGTTTGTGGTGGTGGGCCCCTGCTCCATTCATGATGTTGAAGCTGCCCGGGACTATGCTGTAAAACTCAAGAAGCTGGCGGATGAAGTCAGCGATACCCTGCTGATTGTCATGCGGGTGTATTTCGAGAAGCCACGCACCACCGTCGGCTGGAAGGGCTTGATTAACGACCCACACCTGAACGATACCTTTGATATCGAACAGGGCCTTCACATTGGCCGTCGCCTGTTGCTGGATATTTCCGAACTGGGCCTGCCCACGGCCACCGAAGCCCTTGACCCGATTTCCCCGCAATACCTGCAGGACACTATTTCCTGGTCCGCCATCGGCGCCCGTACCACTGAATCCCAGACGCACCGGGAGATGAGCAGCGGTCTGTCCATGGCCATCGGCTTCAAGAATGGTACCGACGGCAGCCTGGATGTCGCGGTCAATGCCATGAAGTCGGTCTCACATCCCCACAGCTTCCTGGGCATCGACCAGCAGGGCAAGGTGGCGATCATCCGCACCCGTGGCAACAACTATGGCCACGTGGTTCTCCGTGGCGGCGGTGGCAAGCCCAACTACGATTCAGTCAGCGTTGCCCTCTGCGAACAGGCGCTCGAAAAAGCGAAACTGCGTCAATCGATCATGGTCGACTGTAGCCACGCCAATTCCAGCAAGGACCCGGGCATTCAGCCACTGGTTATCCAGGATATTACCCACCAGATTCTGGAGGGCAACCAGTCCATCCAGGGCCTGATGGTGGAAAGCAACCTGAACTGGGGCAACCAGTCGATTCCGGAAAACCTGGCTGATCTCAAGTACGGCGTGTCGGTCACTGACGCCTGCATTGACTGGGAAACCACTGAAAAAGCCCTGCACGACATGCGGGACAAGCTCAAAGACGTGTTGCCGAAGCGGCGCGGCTGA